In Shouchella patagoniensis, the following are encoded in one genomic region:
- a CDS encoding DNA glycosylase AlkZ-like family protein, with translation MIKISKQTAKSFLHQKLIKPKFNSAIELLKGLEAIQIDPVAIIERNHQLTASLRMPSYSSDSLEQVLSDGEAFEYYAQAACLLPVTDYPLFADVRQQFTNKLSKELFHLSDVINVILSRLANEGPLPSSAFASTKRVQGGWDTKTPTTKESSHALQLLFYTGKIQVVQRKGSLRFFSRTEDSIPSDLLLEEQFSSPGERAIELQLKYARAYRLFSHDDPRYGWQKHPAQRRKQLHQQAIDCNQFTEVLIEGIKRPYTILTEDIDMLLSAENDQPTGIEFLSPLDPLLWRRERLMDVYNFYYRWEIYVPESKRAVGPYGMPILWDGELIGQISPYFERSKKMLWIHNIVLNQGFQQNRNTKRKLDDALHALAIRVGATSIRHRD, from the coding sequence TTGATTAAAATATCTAAGCAAACAGCTAAATCGTTTCTACACCAGAAATTAATTAAACCTAAGTTCAATTCTGCAATTGAACTGTTAAAAGGACTTGAAGCTATTCAAATCGATCCCGTAGCGATAATTGAACGAAACCATCAGCTAACAGCAAGTTTACGTATGCCTTCCTATAGTAGCGACTCTTTAGAACAGGTATTATCCGACGGAGAGGCTTTTGAGTACTATGCCCAAGCCGCTTGTTTATTACCGGTTACTGACTATCCATTATTTGCAGATGTCCGTCAACAATTTACCAATAAACTCTCAAAAGAGTTATTTCATTTATCTGATGTAATTAACGTTATTTTATCTAGACTTGCCAATGAAGGCCCACTGCCATCCTCTGCCTTTGCTAGCACGAAAAGAGTCCAAGGTGGTTGGGATACGAAAACTCCCACTACGAAGGAATCAAGTCATGCACTCCAGCTTTTATTTTATACAGGAAAAATCCAAGTAGTCCAAAGAAAAGGATCACTTCGTTTTTTTTCTCGTACCGAAGATTCAATCCCCAGCGACTTACTGTTAGAGGAGCAATTTTCTAGCCCAGGTGAGCGAGCAATCGAACTTCAATTAAAATACGCTCGCGCTTATCGCTTATTTAGTCATGACGACCCCCGATATGGTTGGCAAAAGCACCCCGCACAGCGTCGAAAACAATTACACCAACAAGCAATTGATTGTAATCAATTTACAGAGGTATTAATTGAGGGAATTAAACGGCCATATACCATTTTAACAGAAGATATTGATATGTTACTTTCAGCAGAAAACGATCAACCAACGGGTATCGAGTTTCTCTCACCTCTTGACCCTCTTCTATGGAGACGAGAACGACTGATGGATGTTTATAACTTTTATTACCGCTGGGAAATCTATGTACCAGAGTCAAAACGAGCTGTTGGTCCTTATGGTATGCCCATTCTCTGGGACGGAGAATTAATAGGTCAAATATCTCCATATTTTGAACGATCAAAGAAGATGTTGTGGATTCATAATATCGTATTAAATCAAGGCTTTCAACAAAATAGAAATACGAAAAGAAAGCTTGATGATGCTTTACACGCTTTAGCAATTCGCGTTGGCGCGACTTCAATCCGTCATCGCGACTAA